The Pogona vitticeps strain Pit_001003342236 chromosome 6, PviZW2.1, whole genome shotgun sequence genome contains a region encoding:
- the LOC110070619 gene encoding olfactory receptor 10G9-like, with product MLTLLGNMLILYTICSNPQLHSPMYYYLSELSFLDIFYSSATVPKMLNGFLTGSQTISFVGCVVQLSAFHCFGGTECFLLTVMAYDRYVAICNPLHYAGIMSRMACLKLMATTCLVGLLHSALQTVLTFHLPYCGPYQLDHYFCDIPPLLMIACADTSLNETVVRVNIGVVALSSFVLILGSYVCIATTVLKIHSEERKRKAFSTCASHLTVVVFLYVPCIVIYMQPTINHPVLKIVAVFYTSVTPALNPIIYALRNEDIKKAVKKMAFCEIFSRSIAFCGQKHPDLWDGELSV from the coding sequence ATGTTGACTCTCCTGGGCAACATGCTCATACTCTACACCATCTGCTCCAACCCTCAGCTCCATTCGCCCATGTACTACTACCTTTCTGAGCTCTCTTTCCTCGATATTTTTTATTCCAGTGCGACGGTGCCCAAGATGTTGAACGGTTTCCTAACTGGATCCCAAACCATTTCCTTTGTGGGTTGTGTTGTTCAGTTGAGTGCCTTCCACTGTTTTGGAGGCACGGAGTGTTTCCTGCTCACGGTCATGGCGTACGACCGATACGTGGCCATCTGCAACCCCCTCCATTATGCTGGGATCATGAGCAGGATGGCATGCCTTAAGCTGATGGCCACCACATGTCTGGTGGGGTTGCTGCACTCCGCTCTTCAGACAGTGCTCACCTTCCACCTCCCCTACTGTGGTCCTTATCAGCTTGACCACTATTTTTGTGACATTCCCCCCTTGCTAATGATTGCCTGTGCAGACACTTCTCTCAATGAGACTGTTGTCCGGGTGAACATTGGTGTCGTTGCGCTAAGCAGTTTTGTGTTGATCCTTGGCTCCTATGTCTGTATTGCCACGACAGTTCTTAAGATACACTCTGAGGAAAGGAAGCGGAAAGCTTTTTCCACTTGTGCTTCTCACCTAACAGTGGTCGTCTTCCTCTATGTCCCTTGCATAGTCATCTACATGCAACCGACTATCAACCACCCGGTACTAAAAATTGTGGCCGTCTTTTACACATCAGTGACACCAGCTCTGAATCCGATCATCTATGCCTTGAGGAATGAAGACATCAAGAAAGCAGTGAAGAAAATGGCCTTCTGTGAAATATTTTCCCGAAGTATAGCTTTCTGTGGACAGAAACACCCTGATTTATGGGATGGTGAGCTGTCTGTCTAA